CTTGAGGACAGCCGACAAGCCCTTGAAGAAGTCATGGCAGTCTCCGCACACCCGCAGGTTCTTGTACACCCTGATCACCTTGTCCTGTCCGTCGCTGTTGCGCAGAAGCCACAGCCCGACGGCGAGCCGCTCGCTGTGCACCCGCAGGCTCTCTACACGCGACTCCTCGTCGACGTCGTGCAGCGCCAACTGCGCGTCGGCGCTGTACCCCAGCTGCTCCCGCATCCTCCTCTCGACGTCCCTCAGGACGCGGCGGATGTCGCTGGCCTCCGGGTGcgtgtcgtcgccgccgccgtagaaGAAGTGCACCTCCTTGTCGAGCTCCACCCAGCTGCACCCGCCCTGCTTCCTGAGCCCCTTGCGCCTCATGGCGTCTCTCACCTTGTGGCACGCACGCCagtcgccggcctccgccaaGATGTTGGACAGCATGACGTAGTTCACTGGGTTGTCGCCGTCGATGGCGAGGAGGACGTCGCCTGCCTCCCGGCCCACGGCGACGTCCTTGTGCACCCTGCACGCGCTCAGGAGCGTCTGCCATATGCCGACGGTCGGCGCCACGGGCATCGTCAGGATGAGGTCCCTTGCCTCCCTGAGCTCTCCTGCGCGGCCGAGGAGGTCGACCATGCACGCATAGTGCTCTGCTTTCCTGCGTTCCTGCAGGATCCTTGAGAAGTAGAACCGGCACTCCTCGACAAGGCCGGCGTGGCTGCACGCCGACAGCAACGCCAGGTAGGCCACCTCGTCAGGCTCCACGCCATCTGCTCGCATCTGTTGGAACATGCCGATGGCTTCACGGCCGAGTCCATGCTTCCCGAGGCCATTGATCATCGCCGTCCACGAGACGACGTTCCTCGCCGGCATCTCGTGGAACAGCCGTTGCGCCTCGTCCACCAGCCCGCACTTGAGGTACATGTCGACCATGGAGTTGCCCAGTGACACGTCCAGCCCGCCCGGGTTCTTGACAGTGTAGCAGTGAACTTGCCTGCCCTGCTCCACCAGCGCAAAATCCGCCAGCACGCCCACCACACCGGACAGAAGATGGGCGTCAGCTCGGACGCCGGAGCTCCAGAACCGCCGGAACAGCTCCATTGCTTCCCTCACCTGCCCCTCCTGCGCGTGGCCGACGACCACCGCCGTCCACTGGATGGCGTTCTTCCTCTCCAAGCTCTCGAACACCTGCATTGCCACCGGCAGGCACCGGCATTTGGCGTACAGGTCCAccagcgcgccggcgaggatggCATTGGAGGCCGCGGAGAACCCTCTAGCCGTCATGGCCGCATGAACCTGCGCGCCCTGGCGCGCAGCGCCAAGGCCGCTGCAAGCTTTCAGCAAGCTGGCAAAGGTGAACTCGtcagcctcctcctccctcccgtaCTGCATCTCCCGGAACACGAGCAGCGCGTCCCTGCCACGGCCGGCGTGCGCGTACCCGGAGATCATGGCGTTCCAGGTGATGAGGTTCCTGAAGGCGGTTCCGTCGAACACTCGCCGTGCGTCGCCGATCCTGCCACCCTTGGAGTACATAAGCACCAGCGAGTTGGCGACGACGTGGTGCTCCTGGTACCCCGTCCTGACGCAGACTCCATGGATCCGGACACCGGCGCTCGTGTCGCCGGCAACGCCGCAGGCCTTGAGGCTCGCCGAGAGCGTGTACTCATTCGGCGCGGCCTCGGAGGAGGCCCGCATCTCGCCGAGCAGCCTGAGGCACTCCCTGGCCTCCCCTTGCTGCAGGAAGCCCACCATGAGGGCAGTCCAGGAGACCACGTTCCTCCCGGGCATTCCGTCGAACACCTCGGCTGCCATGGCCAGCTTCCCGCACTTGGCGTACATGTCGATCAGGTTGTTGCTGAGCATGGTGTCCGACCCGAACCCCAGCTTCGTTAGGGCGGCGTGCAgctggacgccgccgcggagggcCGAGCTTTTGGCGCTTGCCCTGAGGAGATCGGCGATCATCTTCCGCCGCTCCATTTGTGGGATGCGCGCCAAATGCCACGGCAAACAGCTCGCCTCTGCTGGCTGGGTTTCAGTCAGGCCAGGTTACTGGATCAAGGAGGGGCTCCTTTCCTGGGCTCTGCCTGGTTATTGCGGAGCGGACAAGGCTTCTTCAACAGGCAACATGGTCTTCACCAGGGAGATCTTCAGATGTTGATGGGCTCCTCGATCAAAAAATGGGAGAGAACAGATACAGATGACCACAATGCACACATTCACATTCTGTGTACATAATCCCGAGGAAACAAGCTCTCTGAAGCTTTACAGTCAGATCAACACCCGCGTCAAGTAGTACAACAGAAGACCAAACAGTAGGAGTACAGCATCACATGGTTCTCAACTCCCGTCCATTTCTCAGCGTGGCTGGCATTCATACTCTGAAGAAGCTGTGGTCCAAGAATTCTTGGAAGGACAGCCTCCTCACTGAAAGATTTGTGCCACATTATAAGCTGTTGTCACCAAATTATCACGAATTTTGGATGACGTGTGACAGACCTGGATTTGCGCAGAGTAGTCTCGTGCACATTTCAACAGAATCGGGACGCAAGCTGGACAGCAGAGGTTTGGAGAACGGAAGAGATGCGCTTCTGTTTATGCATTGAAGTAGCTGAAGATATACAGAAATTAAGCTCCCAAACATAATAAATTGTTGCATTCAGAGTAGATGAACGACTCAGACAAGACAGAAAGAGGGGCAGCCACACCTGCACATTACTTCTGCCTTCGAATGGGGGATAGCCGTTCAAGAGCTCAAACAGGATCGCGCCGATACTCCACATGTCTACCTGCGCACAACAGAggttcagtttttttttctttgcttttGAAAGATTAGAGGTTCAGATTTATCATGTTGGTACCAACTGACCGTGTGAACACAAATGCCCCTCGTACCGTCATACCTTGTCATCGTACTTTTGAAACAGCATCACTTCTGGGGCCATGTACAAACAAGAGCCACAAGCTGTGTCTGCATACTCCCCAGGACGAAGAACCCTGCAGGTCAAAAGACTACTGTGGTCGGTCGAAAATTTTTAATTCAGCAGGTATCTAAAATTGATGAGAGCACCTTGCAAGGCCAAAATCAGATATCTTAAGGACTGCATCGCTGCTCGGAGAAGACAGTAGGATATTCTGCAACATTGGATGGATGGATAATCACAGTTACTAAAAAAAAGGTTGGTGATCCATCTCAGTTAGAGAGCAGAAAAAGGATGAGAAAAAGAAACCTGAGGTTTCAAGTCCCGGTGGACGACATGGTGCCGGCGCAGCACTTGTAAGCCAGCTCCTGCCACAAGGGGCACATCACATCCCCAGTCGTGAATTGAATGCATAGCATGGCAACCGATGGAGAAGTGAATTACCAATTTGTTTCATGAAATTCCTGGCCACGCGCTCGTCTACCCTCCCGTTGCGCCGGATGAAGGCCGCCAGGTCCCCTCCCTCGCACAGCTCCAGGACGAGGTACAGGCAGCTCTGCGTCTGACCCAAATGCAAATGGAGAAGGGCGGCGATTGATAATTGGTACCGTACCGTACCGTgctgctactactactactactactagtagAAGAAAATTTGGAGTTGTACCTGGATGACATCGATGAGGCGGATGATGTTGGGGTGgctgacggcggcgaggaagcggaCCTCGCAGTCGAGGCTGTCGCGGAGGCGGgcggggaggccggcgagccgcACCTGCTTCACGGCCACGGGCGCACCGGTGGAGCGTGAGACCGCGCGCCACACGACCGTGGACGGCGGGCGCCCGCCCAGGCGCTCCAGTAGCTCATAGCCGCCCACCGTCGCCGGCGCCTCCGTCGTCGTCGTGTCGGTGGTCGCCATCGCGAAAGCACGCGAAGGAAGGAGAGCGTGGCCAATCCAAGTGTGGTAGAAGAGCAAACGCCAACCAGGCCAAACCCAAGAATGCAAATGACTCATCATGAAATAAAAATCTCTTCACTTCCAgttttagaaatagaaggattttttttgaaagggaaATGGAAAGAAATTTGCCAAGAATGCTAGTCGAAGATCCAGGAACCATATGGTtcatcatgcaaaacaatcgaaacaaatattttttcatgTAGAAATGGGAAACAAGTAGACAACACTATTTATGCTGCTTGCAAGCCATCTTATATACATGGGTATGTCTTTGTTTGCCCTTTCATGCTGTATGCGTACTACTGTATTTTGGGAGCAACAGAAACACACATCGGGCAAAAAAAAGATTATATAGGCAAGTCAAACACCCCATATCGCTCCATGTTTTGTAAAAACATTCTATATATACTAGCAGCATCTTCGTAGCAACTAACCGTAGCGTAATATTAATAGCCgcctcatatatatataatatgggCGATGATACTTAAAACTCCTTTAAGCAAGCTATTCTTGACAAGGTTACTGAGAACCTGGTTATTCTATCTATCTCTGTACTTTCTTGTGCACCTTTGCTTTGGAATGACGGTGGGTTCCCTTGGAGGCCTGCAAAAATATTCAGTTTTTCATCAGGCCACCATCAGTGCACAAATCATTTCATTTCTCGCCGTTGCCCAGCGTAGCTACTAACAACATAGAGAACAAGAATGTTACCTGCAGATGCTGTAACATGTCTTCCAGTTCTGCGGTGATCTCAGCGAAGGAGGGACGCACGTTGGGATTTTCATCCCAGCACTGCTGAATCATTTTAGACAGTTGCGGATGCACACATGGGGGGATCTCCAACCGCATCCCCTGATATTGTATAAACAAGGAGCAAGTAAAGCTTAGTCTATTATTGTGATGTGACCCTTCATCCTTGTGCCGCATCTACCACTAGCTAGCAACCGGCCCGGCTCATTTTGAAATTACCTGCCTCACTCCAAGTGCAGCTTGCAAGGGTGTCAGATCTTCGTACGGGATCTACAGGTACAGCACAAATAAGGCTAGGTAGTTGCTCATATAACTCAAGATGAGTCAAATCTGGACATGGCACCATGACTTACCTTTGAAGTGACCAGCTCCCACAGAACAATAGCAAAGCTGAAGATATCTGCCCTGTGATCATAGGGCTTATGGTTTATTACCTGGTAAGACATGCGACTCTTATAAGCAGGATGCAGATACAAAATGTCCCTACTTGCACAGAAAGAACTGCTTTCGGAAGAAAGCTTTTGCATACTGTTGTTCGGACGACAAGTGCAACAATTAAAACTTAAAAGTAATCATCCTCAACACCTATAACTTGTACATCTCAATGGGGGAATATGTCAACATGTGAAAACATAACAGTTAACACGTCCATACAGCAATGCTTTTGATCTGGTAAGATGAGCTTCTCATGAGCATACTAGAAGGAATCAACACACCTCAGGCGCCATCCATCTGTAGGTACCAGTTTCAGCAGTCATATCTCCATCTTGAGATGGATTCCTTGAGACTCCAAAGTCTGCAATCTTCACAACCTATTTTCACAGACCAGTTGTCAATGTTTGATGAACCATGAACTAGTAACTGCATGATTTCAAAATAATATTCATACATGATCAGAACCCAACAGCAAATTGGCAGCCTTCAAGTCTCTATGGACGATGTTATTTTGGTGCAAATAATCCATCCCCTTTGAGATGCCGATAGCAATCCTAAGAACCATTGTGAGATCCAAATTGTTTTTTTGCTTGTGAAGAAAGTCATATAAATTACCTCCAGGCATATACTCTGAAAGGGACACAACCAATAGGAGAACCAATATATATAATCCCATGAATGTCAGCTGGCAAGATAGATGAATAGTCTGACAATGAAACTCTAGACAGATGAAATTACATCCAGTTGTCTAACTGGCTCAAAAACTAAATAAGCATATTCATGGCACAGGCCACAGGGGCTTCTTTGAGATTAAAATCTTTGGGCTTATATTCTCATATGTGATGTTTCATATATGAGAATGTAACCAGAATTAGATTTTGTAATAGTGCAAGTTTCTATTTGTAATATAGCCAAGGATGATTTACACAACGGCTATCTACAACGGAAGATAACATAATCAAACTTCGCTACTGCTAGTCAACCATGCAGTTAGCAGAAAACTCTAATTACACAATGTACAAGTtaaaatagtacaacaatatacAGCTAATAGAATCAAGTTCAGTATCAATATAATAAATCTGTTTCAATAAGAAAAATTCAAGATAGCAATGACGCTGACACCCATCCAAATAGCAGAAATTAAGATTAGAGCCAATATGACCATCACCTGTTACAATGACATACTTTTTCTGCTTTGTGCATGCCCCGTAGAACCGAACAACATTTTCATGATTAACACTCCTGGGCACAACATAGGCTATTAGAATTATCTGGAATTAAATGATTCGGTATGTTATTACGTACCACATTTATTTAGTATGAATGCTTACTTTAGAATCGTTATTTCCTGTAAAAACTCCACTTTTGAAGAGTCATTAACATGTTCGGCTCTAAGAAATTTTATTGCGACATCCATACCATGATAAGTTCCTCGGAATCTGCAGACAAGAACACAGACACAACCTCTTGATTGCTGAACTATCTTGAGGTCTTGCCGTGTATATATAGTCAAAatatacattttttttcaatGAAGCTAGATGTCTCTAGAGTTCATGATTAAGCCGGCTTCTTGCTTATGTTTATTCAGGGTGTCCCCATATCAAATCACTTCCTTAATATGTAATGCATGCAAAGGGCATGAAACAAACACTAGCAATTCAGTTGCTGATATTGCTCCAAACAATTGGTTTCATATATCATAGTACTCTTTGCAAAGTGTTACTTTGTTCTTACAAGTCTCCGGAAGATCCGGATGCAATCTTCTCCTTAATCTCCAGGAAATTCCTGTCGACATTTGAATCACCAATCTTCTCCTGCAGCTCTCGTATTCTTTCTGTGGCTGCAGAATTCGTTGGGTTCAACAATGAGGCCTACATAACACATGGGATTCACGTCTGTAAGAAAAATATTAAGCTAATGGGTTCATTCCTTTGGCTTATAAAGCTGGTAGAAGTATAAAAACACTGTATTGACttgaaaaggtaatttacaATCACGGTGACACATAGTAACCAGGAAAGCACCAGCAAATTTTAACTATTTATGTAAAACTAGTGGAGAAAGAAAGCAGCATACATGACGGCATGCTGCTGTCTCCTTGAGTTTCTGTAGCAAATCATCCGTCTCCTGCAATCAGCATTACACAGTGTTTTCTCTCAATAGATCCGTGCAAACAAAATATTTAACATAAAGCACTGATGCCTGAATCATTAATAAAATCGACAGATTCATAAACAAGATGCCGAATAGATAATTTAATATGTCAATTATCAAGCACATGGGGAAAAACAAATTGGGTACTCTACCCTGCAGAGTGGGAATCCCAATTCAATATATATGGTAGCATGAAACCCTCAATTTCATAACttcatgagttagcataaatatTAACATATTCCGCAAACTATTGGCTATTTAAGAGGTACTCCTCCCCTTTTTCACCTTCTGTGAACAAAGTTATTAGGAATAGGATGCCTTGTTCTGATGTCGCATATACATCTTGTTGAGATTAGCTAGGGATGTTACACATAGTTTGTATTATCTGCCGCTTGACAATATAGCCAATTATTTGTATAATTCAAAATCTCTTTTCTCTCCAGAAAAGAACACTGTAAGTTTGCAAAATCCAAATAGGAACATTCTCCAAAAATATATCAACAAACAAGCTAGCACTAAACAATCATAGTCTATGTTTACCTCTGTAGGCCAGCCGTCAACCACAAATACATCCAGACAAAAGCCATCGGTTGTTGAGAAAACATGAGCTTCACGAATGTTCAGTCCAACTGCAGACAGCAAAGCAGATAGCTACAAAACAACAGCGCGAACAAAATTTTCACCT
This sequence is a window from Panicum virgatum strain AP13 chromosome 7K, P.virgatum_v5, whole genome shotgun sequence. Protein-coding genes within it:
- the LOC120642181 gene encoding putative pentatricopeptide repeat-containing protein At3g15130 isoform X1, with translation MERRKMIADLLRASAKSSALRGGVQLHAALTKLGFGSDTMLSNNLIDMYAKCGKLAMAAEVFDGMPGRNVVSWTALMVGFLQQGEARECLRLLGEMRASSEAAPNEYTLSASLKACGVAGDTSAGVRIHGVCVRTGYQEHHVVANSLVLMYSKGGRIGDARRVFDGTAFRNLITWNAMISGYAHAGRGRDALLVFREMQYGREEEADEFTFASLLKACSGLGAARQGAQVHAAMTARGFSAASNAILAGALVDLYAKCRCLPVAMQVFESLERKNAIQWTAVVVGHAQEGQVREAMELFRRFWSSGVRADAHLLSGVVGVLADFALVEQGRQVHCYTVKNPGGLDVSLGNSMVDMYLKCGLVDEAQRLFHEMPARNVVSWTAMINGLGKHGLGREAIGMFQQMRADGVEPDEVAYLALLSACSHAGLVEECRFYFSRILQERRKAEHYACMVDLLGRAGELREARDLILTMPVAPTVGIWQTLLSACRVHKDVAVGREAGDVLLAIDGDNPVNYVMLSNILAEAGDWRACHKVRDAMRRKGLRKQGGCSWVELDKEVHFFYGGGDDTHPEASDIRRVLRDVERRMREQLGYSADAQLALHDVDEESRVESLRVHSERLAVGLWLLRNSDGQDKVIRVYKNLRVCGDCHDFFKGLSAVLKRVLVVRDANRFHRFEQGACSCRDYW
- the LOC120642181 gene encoding serine/threonine-protein kinase STY8-like isoform X2, yielding MEDDGIEERVGESSWPSAAAADRGASSGGGGGYTDIRKEIFDRLMAKGIEEVVSDPSVFLQQLHRHFERLPASYSIDLDVDKPEDVLLHRRILDECANNPDKRPIFHARFLKRIEGQAPLDSEDNKPQESPSTSENGNSGGSLTSTLREAEFRGSDELCERMLEDLSLERRKVVDDSEASSARRDTGIRHIHEVIFSTNDKTKLLAELSALLSAVGLNIREAHVFSTTDGFCLDVFVVDGWPTEETDDLLQKLKETAACRHASLLNPTNSAATERIRELQEKIGDSNVDRNFLEIKEKIASGSSGDLFRGTYHGMDVAIKFLRAEHVNDSSKVEFLQEITILKSVNHENVVRFYGACTKQKKYVIVTEYMPGGNLYDFLHKQKNNLDLTMVLRIAIGISKGMDYLHQNNIVHRDLKAANLLLGSDHVVKIADFGVSRNPSQDGDMTAETGTYRWMAPEVINHKPYDHRADIFSFAIVLWELVTSKIPYEDLTPLQAALGVRQGMRLEIPPCVHPQLSKMIQQCWDENPNVRPSFAEITAELEDMLQHLQASKGTHRHSKAKVHKKVQR
- the LOC120642181 gene encoding serine/threonine-protein kinase STY8-like isoform X3; this translates as MEDDGIEERVGESSWPSAAAADRGASSGGGGGYTDIRKEIFDRLMAKGIEEVVSDPSVFLQQLHRHFERLPASYSIDLDVDKPEDVLLHRRILDECANNPDKRPIFHARFLKRIEGQAPLDSEDNKPQESPSTSENGNSGGSLTSTLREAEFRGSDELCERMLEDLSLERRKVVDDSEASSARRDTGIRHIHEVIFSTNDKTKLLAELSALLSAVGLNIREAHVFSTTDGFCLDVFVVDGWPTEETDDLLQKLKETAACRHASLLNPTNSAATERIRELQEKIGDSNVDRNFLEIKEKIASGSSGDLFRGTYHGMDVAIKFLRAEHVNDSSKVEFLQEITILKSVNHENVVRFYGACTKQKKYVIVTADIHGIIYIGSPIGCVPFRVYAWRIAIGISKGMDYLHQNNIVHRDLKAANLLLGSDHVVKIADFGVSRNPSQDGDMTAETGTYRWMAPEVINHKPYDHRADIFSFAIVLWELVTSKIPYEDLTPLQAALGVRQGMRLEIPPCVHPQLSKMIQQCWDENPNVRPSFAEITAELEDMLQHLQASKGTHRHSKAKVHKKVQR
- the LOC120640400 gene encoding serine/threonine-protein kinase ATG1a-like; this translates as MATTDTTTTEAPATVGGYELLERLGGRPPSTVVWRAVSRSTGAPVAVKQVRLAGLPARLRDSLDCEVRFLAAVSHPNIIRLIDVIQTQSCLYLVLELCEGGDLAAFIRRNGRELAYKCCAGTMSSTGT